The Solibacillus sp. FSL W7-1436 genome window below encodes:
- a CDS encoding fumarylacetoacetate hydrolase family protein, producing MKLLSFKVNEQVKFGPKVKKEEAVWDVIEIQNQLNVLKDFPKTIIDGIAHGYEFVEQVRKLVEAAQNHEDEAQFKLAYSEIEWLSPVPRTPKNILCVGKNYSDHAREMGAEKAPEHIVVFTKSPTAIASDESTLPVHADVTDSLDYEGELAVVIGKRGKNVPKAMAFDYVFGYTIANDLTARDAQEKHKQFFLGKSLEGSCPMGPYLVTKDEIPDPHALSIVTKVNGEVRQNGSTKDMLFSVSEIIETVSKYVTLEPGDVILTGTPAGVGKGMNPPQYLKAGDEVKIAIEGIGTLANRFA from the coding sequence ATGAAATTGTTATCATTTAAAGTAAACGAACAAGTAAAGTTTGGTCCAAAAGTGAAAAAAGAAGAGGCAGTTTGGGATGTAATTGAAATCCAAAACCAACTTAATGTACTAAAAGACTTTCCGAAAACAATTATTGACGGGATTGCACATGGCTACGAATTTGTTGAGCAGGTTCGTAAATTAGTAGAGGCAGCTCAAAATCATGAAGATGAGGCTCAGTTTAAACTGGCTTACTCCGAAATTGAATGGCTGTCGCCAGTTCCTCGTACACCGAAAAATATTTTATGTGTTGGTAAAAATTACAGTGATCATGCCCGTGAAATGGGTGCAGAAAAGGCTCCGGAACATATCGTTGTTTTCACGAAGTCGCCAACTGCAATTGCCTCGGATGAATCGACATTACCTGTACATGCAGATGTGACGGATTCCCTTGATTATGAAGGGGAATTGGCTGTTGTAATCGGCAAGCGCGGAAAAAATGTTCCAAAAGCAATGGCATTTGACTATGTGTTCGGTTATACAATTGCCAATGACTTGACAGCACGTGATGCACAGGAGAAGCATAAACAGTTCTTCTTAGGCAAAAGTTTGGAAGGCAGCTGTCCGATGGGGCCGTATTTAGTAACAAAAGATGAAATTCCTGATCCGCATGCATTATCAATTGTGACGAAAGTAAATGGGGAAGTACGTCAAAATGGTTCAACGAAGGATATGCTGTTCTCTGTTTCAGAAATTATTGAGACAGTTTCAAAATATGTAACGTTGGAGCCGGGCGATGTTATTTTAACAGGTACGCCGGCCGGAGTCGGAAAAGGTATGAACCCGCCGCAATATTTAAAAGCAGGCGATGAAGTGAAAATTGCGATCGAAGGAATCGGAACTTTAGCAAACCGATTTGCTTAA
- a CDS encoding DUF418 domain-containing protein has protein sequence MDFRPVGTNERVATLDILRGVSLLGILLVNMFGFYLPMPHIADLSSWFNEVQDIVLQQLLDIYVQSSFYPLFSMLFGYGLAMQYVKAKGTGADFYRFAPKRLILLFCIGMFHAIVIWWGDILATYAFCGVFLIALIRMKAKWLLLVAIIVNALYHWFNLNYYAAAGFFNASTDSFSVDIEAIQSALTAYGIGNWTDAFMQRLDDLSIQMSVMMWISSLFTILPYMLFGAALAKWRLIERAKEKIVVWIILAVAGIGGGLYMKSLPIAGEQTFGNEYLQVYIGGPLLAIGYMAVITLLTQLPFIVKLLSPIAKAGRMSLTLYLMQSVICTVLFYNWGFGLYGKVDVQMGIYLAVGIFIIQVLFAELYFSKYKQGPIEALLKRFTYGKSAECKAGTKNM, from the coding sequence GTGGATTTTCGCCCAGTAGGTACGAACGAGCGTGTTGCAACACTGGATATATTGCGCGGGGTAAGTCTACTCGGCATTTTATTGGTGAATATGTTCGGGTTTTATTTACCGATGCCGCATATAGCGGATTTGAGCAGCTGGTTCAATGAAGTGCAGGATATTGTACTCCAGCAGCTTTTGGATATTTATGTGCAAAGCAGCTTCTATCCGTTATTTTCTATGCTGTTCGGGTATGGATTAGCGATGCAGTATGTAAAAGCAAAAGGGACGGGCGCAGATTTTTACCGGTTTGCGCCGAAGCGTCTAATTTTACTATTTTGCATCGGGATGTTTCATGCGATTGTCATATGGTGGGGCGATATTTTGGCCACGTATGCATTTTGCGGGGTATTTTTAATCGCGCTAATTCGTATGAAAGCAAAATGGCTCCTGCTTGTGGCAATCATAGTGAATGCATTATATCACTGGTTTAATTTAAATTATTACGCAGCGGCAGGTTTTTTTAATGCGTCAACGGATAGTTTCTCTGTTGATATTGAAGCAATTCAAAGTGCCTTAACAGCATATGGTATCGGGAACTGGACGGATGCATTTATGCAGCGTCTTGATGATTTATCGATTCAGATGAGTGTGATGATGTGGATTTCGTCTTTATTTACGATATTACCTTATATGCTGTTTGGCGCTGCACTAGCGAAATGGCGTCTGATCGAACGGGCAAAAGAAAAGATCGTAGTTTGGATTATTTTGGCTGTAGCAGGTATTGGCGGCGGACTTTATATGAAGAGCTTGCCGATAGCCGGTGAACAGACATTCGGCAATGAATACTTGCAAGTTTATATCGGCGGACCGCTATTGGCGATCGGCTATATGGCGGTCATCACATTGCTGACACAATTGCCGTTCATAGTAAAACTGCTGTCGCCGATCGCAAAGGCCGGCCGTATGTCTTTAACGCTCTATCTGATGCAGTCTGTTATTTGTACGGTACTGTTCTACAATTGGGGCTTCGGTTTATACGGAAAAGTGGATGTGCAAATGGGGATTTATTTGGCGGTAGGAATTTTCATTATCCAAGTACTGTTTGCGGAACTCTATTTCTCGAAATATAAACAAGGACCGATCGAAGCGTTGCTGAAGAGATTTACTTACGGTAAATCTGCAGAATGTAAAGCAGGAACAAAGAATATGTGA
- a CDS encoding YisL family protein produces MDFLTSTTHMHITTWVIALILFFIAALSGKKLKAVHMILRLMYILVIITGLSLFLEWRDKISESGMNYDMKVLFGILVIGFMEMVLVRKSKGKSVNMFWVLFGIVLLITLYLGLSMGIGVNF; encoded by the coding sequence GTGGATTTCTTAACTAGTACGACACATATGCACATTACGACGTGGGTAATAGCATTAATATTATTCTTTATTGCTGCATTATCCGGTAAAAAGTTGAAAGCAGTACACATGATCTTGCGTTTAATGTATATTTTAGTAATCATTACAGGATTGTCTTTATTCCTTGAATGGCGCGATAAAATTTCTGAAAGCGGCATGAACTATGATATGAAAGTGTTATTCGGTATTTTAGTAATCGGCTTTATGGAAATGGTATTAGTACGCAAAAGCAAAGGCAAATCTGTCAATATGTTCTGGGTACTATTCGGTATCGTTCTATTAATCACATTATACTTAGGCTTAAGCATGGGTATCGGTGTAAACTTCTAA
- the addA gene encoding helicase-exonuclease AddAB subunit AddA — protein sequence MTIPAKPSDVQWTDVQWKAIYASGHDILVSAAAGSGKTAVLIERLIQKILAPEDKRIDVDELLVVTFTNASAAEMRNRMAEALEKELAQNPSNQFLRRQLSLLNKAQISTLHSFCLSICREYAYTIDLDPGFRLASTEEASLLQDDVLMDVLEKAYRGDMETLFTKEELYTLVDSFASDRSDQAIELLLQEMYKVSRVQPNPYEWLRALPEKYDIDPESPIDELSIAKEVRPFIIGSLKEIATRLEKGLQIVSVTPALEKNKVLFEAEYTGVKHVLEAMEAGTWEQAYELIPAVEFGRIKPLTKKDTEEDKQYYAVAKNHRDTAKEMLTDLKETFFARHPKLYVQEMAATKPILETLVKLTIEYSEAFKKAKQERGLLDFSDLEHYALEILTDEESTSTPPQPSDVALNFQKRFKEVLVDEYQDVNFLQETILQLVKNGGEQDGNMFMVGDVKQSIYAFRLAEPRLFLDKYKRFEEDSSGTGMKIDLNANFRSRSEVLEGTNYVFEQIMDEEVGEIAYDDQAKLKFGASYDEQQVPIELVLLEGDSKAQIIPGSEDGSEEESISAAQQEARYIIQRIRDLVDHGGQVYNPKTKSMRAVSYRDIVVLMRSRTWYTTFAEEFKLAGLPLYAETDGGYFESLEVMIMINTLKVIDNPYQDIPLASVLRAPFIGLTENELAKIRLINGKVPFYEALKQYKEEAAGDMPIETEAKLDKFFTMHQKWRQFSRHGALADLVWQVYLDTNYYEMVGAMANGKQRQANLRALHDRALSYEKSSFRGLFRFLRFIDRMSSRGDDLGIAKSTSEADDVVTLLTIHKSKGLEYPVVFVAGMSRTFNTKDLGSRYIFDQDFGLAIKSVNPDLNIISTSLPHLYVKEKKLAKMKAEEMRVLYVAMTRAKERLILVGSIKDWEKQKGEWAFYQELEDTVLPAYIRSKANSYLSWVGPAVARHNDFLFANYGYSNEAATTKEWTVRIIPNYDYLLANEAETEEHEVVEQEVNEDLVQLLAKRFTTPYPYANAVTKKSKTSVSEQKRLESLQRMEEEQLYNMEAKRYVKTDVPSFMLKGKKERKLSSTEVGTAVHAVMQHIPQQGFTSIEETESYIQSLVDRKLLQQIEADAVSAEKVFSFFQTEVGERFKKAKQVLREEPFTLSLKDQEGDAQIVQGVIDCIFEDEQGNWVLLDYKTDYIEQYLLDDFEKIKQKMTKSYQIQLNYYQHAVQSIKRIEINDRILYLYSIGQEVKID from the coding sequence ATGACAATTCCAGCGAAGCCGAGTGATGTTCAATGGACAGATGTTCAGTGGAAAGCCATCTACGCATCCGGTCATGACATATTAGTATCGGCAGCGGCCGGTTCAGGAAAAACAGCGGTATTGATCGAGCGACTCATCCAAAAGATTTTAGCGCCTGAAGACAAGCGCATTGATGTGGATGAGCTGCTCGTCGTAACGTTTACAAATGCCTCGGCTGCGGAAATGCGCAACCGTATGGCAGAAGCGCTTGAAAAGGAACTTGCCCAAAATCCGAGCAACCAATTTCTGCGCCGTCAGTTAAGCTTATTGAACAAGGCGCAAATCTCAACGCTGCATTCATTCTGTTTATCGATCTGCCGTGAATATGCATACACGATTGATCTGGACCCCGGTTTCCGTCTGGCGAGTACAGAGGAAGCTTCGTTATTGCAGGATGATGTGCTGATGGATGTGCTTGAAAAGGCCTACCGGGGCGATATGGAAACTTTGTTTACGAAAGAGGAACTGTACACATTAGTAGACAGCTTTGCCTCTGACCGCAGTGACCAGGCGATTGAACTGCTGCTGCAGGAAATGTACAAAGTATCGCGTGTACAGCCGAACCCGTATGAATGGCTGCGCGCATTGCCGGAGAAATACGATATTGATCCGGAAAGTCCGATCGATGAGCTGAGTATTGCGAAGGAAGTGCGCCCGTTTATTATCGGAAGCCTGAAAGAAATTGCCACGCGTCTTGAAAAGGGCTTGCAAATTGTGTCAGTTACACCTGCTTTAGAAAAAAATAAAGTATTGTTTGAAGCGGAATATACAGGAGTTAAGCATGTACTTGAAGCGATGGAGGCAGGCACATGGGAACAGGCATATGAGCTGATTCCCGCTGTTGAATTCGGACGTATCAAGCCGTTGACGAAAAAGGATACCGAGGAAGATAAGCAATATTATGCGGTAGCGAAAAATCATCGTGATACGGCAAAAGAAATGCTGACGGATTTGAAGGAAACATTTTTTGCACGTCATCCGAAGTTGTATGTACAGGAAATGGCGGCGACGAAGCCTATTTTGGAAACGCTCGTAAAACTGACGATTGAATACAGTGAAGCGTTTAAAAAGGCGAAGCAAGAGCGCGGCCTTCTTGATTTTTCGGATTTGGAGCATTATGCATTGGAGATTTTGACTGATGAAGAAAGCACGTCAACTCCGCCACAGCCTTCCGATGTGGCATTAAATTTTCAGAAGCGTTTCAAAGAAGTGCTTGTCGATGAGTATCAGGATGTCAATTTCTTGCAGGAAACAATTTTGCAGCTTGTGAAAAACGGCGGTGAGCAGGATGGGAATATGTTTATGGTCGGCGATGTGAAGCAAAGCATCTACGCGTTTCGTCTTGCAGAGCCACGTCTTTTCCTGGATAAATATAAACGATTTGAAGAGGATTCGTCCGGCACAGGAATGAAAATTGACTTGAATGCCAATTTCCGTAGTCGTTCGGAAGTGCTTGAAGGTACGAACTATGTGTTTGAGCAAATAATGGACGAAGAAGTCGGTGAAATTGCATACGATGATCAGGCAAAACTGAAATTCGGGGCGAGCTATGATGAGCAGCAAGTACCGATTGAACTAGTTTTACTGGAAGGCGATTCGAAAGCGCAAATCATTCCGGGAAGTGAAGATGGATCCGAGGAAGAAAGCATCAGCGCGGCACAGCAGGAAGCGCGTTACATTATTCAGCGCATCCGTGATTTAGTCGATCATGGTGGACAAGTGTACAATCCGAAAACGAAATCGATGCGTGCTGTCAGCTACCGCGATATTGTCGTATTGATGCGTTCTCGCACATGGTATACGACGTTTGCGGAGGAATTCAAATTGGCCGGCCTGCCGCTCTATGCTGAAACGGATGGCGGTTATTTTGAATCGCTTGAAGTAATGATTATGATCAACACATTAAAAGTTATCGACAATCCGTATCAGGATATTCCGCTCGCTTCTGTACTGCGTGCACCGTTTATCGGGTTAACGGAAAACGAACTGGCGAAAATCCGTTTAATTAACGGGAAAGTACCTTTTTATGAGGCATTAAAGCAGTATAAAGAAGAAGCAGCGGGTGACATGCCAATCGAAACAGAGGCTAAGCTTGATAAGTTCTTTACGATGCATCAGAAATGGCGCCAGTTCTCACGTCACGGGGCATTGGCCGATTTAGTATGGCAAGTGTATTTAGATACGAACTATTACGAAATGGTCGGAGCAATGGCGAACGGCAAGCAGCGTCAGGCGAACTTACGTGCCCTGCATGACCGTGCATTAAGCTATGAAAAATCATCATTCCGCGGATTGTTCCGATTCCTGCGTTTTATCGACCGGATGAGTTCACGCGGAGATGATTTGGGAATTGCGAAATCGACGAGTGAAGCGGACGATGTTGTCACATTACTCACAATCCATAAATCAAAAGGATTGGAATATCCGGTCGTATTTGTAGCGGGGATGAGCCGTACATTCAATACGAAGGACTTAGGCAGCCGCTATATTTTCGATCAGGATTTCGGTTTGGCGATAAAATCGGTCAATCCGGATTTAAATATCATTTCGACTTCTTTACCGCATTTATATGTGAAAGAGAAAAAGCTGGCGAAAATGAAGGCTGAGGAAATGCGCGTCTTATACGTAGCGATGACCCGTGCAAAAGAACGCCTTATTTTAGTCGGCTCGATTAAAGATTGGGAAAAACAGAAGGGCGAATGGGCATTTTATCAGGAACTGGAGGATACGGTGCTCCCTGCATACATCCGTTCCAAAGCGAACAGCTATTTAAGCTGGGTCGGTCCGGCTGTTGCACGTCATAATGATTTCCTGTTTGCCAATTACGGCTATTCGAATGAAGCGGCAACAACGAAAGAATGGACGGTCCGCATCATTCCAAACTATGATTACCTGCTTGCCAATGAAGCGGAAACAGAGGAGCATGAAGTGGTTGAACAGGAAGTCAATGAAGATCTGGTTCAGCTGCTGGCGAAACGCTTCACTACACCGTATCCATATGCAAATGCGGTGACGAAAAAATCAAAAACATCGGTATCTGAGCAAAAACGTCTCGAAAGTTTGCAGCGGATGGAAGAGGAGCAGCTTTATAATATGGAAGCGAAGCGCTACGTAAAAACCGATGTACCAAGCTTTATGCTGAAAGGAAAAAAAGAACGGAAGCTTTCTTCAACAGAAGTCGGTACAGCTGTCCATGCCGTTATGCAGCATATCCCGCAGCAAGGGTTTACATCGATTGAAGAGACGGAAAGTTATATCCAATCGCTTGTAGATCGCAAGCTGCTGCAGCAAATTGAAGCAGATGCCGTTTCAGCGGAAAAAGTATTTTCCTTCTTCCAAACAGAAGTCGGGGAGCGTTTTAAAAAAGCGAAGCAAGTACTAAGAGAAGAACCGTTTACACTTAGTTTGAAAGATCAGGAAGGGGATGCCCAAATTGTACAGGGTGTCATCGACTGCATTTTTGAAGATGAACAGGGTAACTGGGTGCTTCTAGATTATAAAACGGATTATATCGAACAGTATTTATTAGACGATTTTGAGAAAATTAAACAAAAAATGACAAAGTCGTACCAAATTCAATTAAACTATTATCAGCATGCTGTCCAGTCTATTAAGCGTATTGAAATAAATGACCGCATTTTGTATTTATACAGTATTGGACAAGAAGTGAAAATAGATTAG